A region of Campylobacter sp. MIT 99-7217 DNA encodes the following proteins:
- a CDS encoding threonine/serine exporter ThrE family protein: MQKPDIQELSDFLIDYVRAMGSIGTYSSRVNRCAKRIAETFGYTLTLNFSFAHINVSIVDPQDYSSFRSYLITLKPTHLNFSLVRDLSALSWAIYDHIHDLRVAKRCFKKLIRIQKRPFYYYIILQSIANAALSRLFEGDFGTMIIVLFATLLGTSLRVLFTYMRLDERIQCIICSFLSSYLTFWGTKFDCTQTPEVALGTSILYLIPGVFFINSVIDILQNYIQIGISRITNVAIIISCVAIGVYATLTFSNFRFL, encoded by the coding sequence ATGCAAAAGCCTGATATTCAAGAATTAAGTGATTTTTTGATAGATTATGTTCGTGCTATGGGATCTATAGGAACTTATAGCTCTAGGGTAAATCGTTGTGCAAAGCGTATAGCTGAAACCTTTGGTTATACTTTAACGCTTAATTTTTCTTTTGCTCATATCAATGTGAGTATAGTCGATCCGCAAGATTATTCAAGTTTTAGAAGCTATCTTATCACCTTAAAGCCTACACATTTAAATTTTTCTTTAGTAAGAGATCTTAGCGCTCTTTCTTGGGCAATTTATGATCATATTCATGATCTTAGGGTAGCAAAAAGATGTTTTAAAAAACTCATTAGGATACAAAAGCGACCTTTTTATTATTATATCATTTTACAAAGTATAGCTAATGCAGCTCTTTCAAGGCTTTTTGAGGGAGATTTTGGAACTATGATCATAGTGCTTTTTGCTACGCTTTTAGGAACGAGTTTAAGGGTATTATTTACTTATATGCGTTTAGATGAACGGATTCAGTGTATTATTTGTTCATTTTTATCTTCTTATCTTACTTTTTGGGGAACGAAATTTGACTGTACACAAACGCCTGAAGTAGCACTTGGAACGAGTATTTTGTATTTGATACCGGGTGTATTTTTTATCAACTCGGTTATTGATATTTTGCAAAATTATATTCAAATAGGCATAAGCAGGATCACGAATGTAGCTATTATTATATCTTGTGTGGCTATAGGCGTTTATGCGACCTTGACCTTTTCAAATTTCAGGTTTTTGTAA